The proteins below are encoded in one region of Ochotona princeps isolate mOchPri1 chromosome 24, mOchPri1.hap1, whole genome shotgun sequence:
- the SRRM2 gene encoding serine/arginine repetitive matrix protein 2 isoform X6 has translation MVCGRMGECGQRSRSPRKPIDSLRDSRSLSYSPVERHCPSPQPSPRDQQSSGERGSRRGQHGDGRSPSHKRRRETPSPLPVRHRSSRSP, from the exons ATGGTGTGCGGGCGGATGGGTGAGTGCGGACAAAG GTCTCGCAGCCCCCGGAAGCCGATAGACTCTCTGCGGGACTCACGGTCCCTCAGCTACTCACCTGTGGAGCGTCACTGTCCCTCACCCCAGCCCTCACCACGGGACCAGCAGAG CAGTGGTGAGCGGGGTTCCCGGAGAGGCCAGCATGGGGACGGCCGCTCCCCTAGCCACAAACGTAGAAGGGAGACACCCAGCCCCTTGCCTGTGCGACACCGCTCCTCCAG GTCTCCGTAA